From a single Arthrobacter sp. SLBN-112 genomic region:
- a CDS encoding DUF2004 domain-containing protein translates to MNKVASQHFGEIELNHGMDHLFAAKHELRGHPLELDLNITAHDNFDEAALRKVEYRLRFLPELVDEVREMIAEELEQEGTSPQEYLHFHCNALKDEHLHKVFGVQDRKQLTNEVFLKALKLGHVAIYPGQPERYFVMDFTLGEHFTDEVLVASADQDGVVDDEIVWES, encoded by the coding sequence ATGAACAAGGTAGCGAGCCAGCACTTTGGGGAGATCGAGCTCAACCACGGCATGGATCATCTCTTTGCCGCCAAACATGAGCTGCGCGGCCACCCGCTGGAACTCGACCTGAACATCACCGCCCACGACAACTTCGACGAAGCCGCGCTGCGCAAGGTGGAGTACCGGCTGCGTTTCCTCCCGGAACTGGTGGACGAGGTCCGAGAAATGATCGCCGAGGAGCTTGAGCAGGAGGGCACCAGTCCCCAGGAGTACCTGCACTTCCACTGCAACGCGCTCAAGGACGAGCACCTGCACAAGGTGTTCGGCGTCCAGGACCGCAAACAGCTCACCAACGAGGTATTCCTTAAGGCCCTCAAACTCGGCCACGTGGCCATCTACCCCGGCCAGCCCGAACGCTACTTCGTCATGGATTTCACCCTGGGTGAGCACTTCACGGATGAGGTCCTGGTGGCCTCCGCCGACCAGGACGGCGTGGTGGACGACGAGATCGTCTGGGAGTCCTGA
- a CDS encoding LysR family transcriptional regulator: MVNPVHLKTLLEVTRLGSFAAAAATLGYTASAVSQQMSALERETGVTLFQRSARAVIPTEAAVVMTRHAAKVLTDIEALMAAASRTQDSESQELRLGIFPSLATYVLPRILKNPAWKKLGIDLRVSVAEPGQTIQGLRTGGDLDLAVVFQVGQTGFAWPNTINRQWIGDDDFRVVLPAGWGFRADAKVAADHLSEMPWIMHHPGTSDAMVIERLFAGCNLHPRVVAHSDDFHASLEMAAAGLGAALVPELALRNKPAGVVVLDVPEIRLARNVFALLINDRKTARVQLFVDLLAETLAGMRTAVN; encoded by the coding sequence GTGGTAAATCCGGTGCACCTGAAGACCCTCCTTGAAGTCACGCGGCTGGGCTCGTTCGCTGCAGCAGCCGCAACCCTCGGCTACACGGCCTCTGCCGTGTCCCAGCAGATGTCGGCTTTGGAGCGGGAAACGGGCGTAACCCTCTTCCAGCGTTCGGCGCGCGCCGTGATTCCCACGGAAGCCGCCGTCGTCATGACCCGGCACGCTGCCAAGGTGCTCACGGACATCGAGGCACTGATGGCCGCCGCCTCAAGGACGCAGGACTCGGAAAGCCAGGAACTGCGGCTGGGGATCTTTCCCAGCCTGGCCACGTACGTCCTGCCGCGGATCCTGAAGAACCCGGCGTGGAAGAAACTTGGAATCGACCTGCGGGTGTCCGTGGCTGAACCCGGCCAAACCATCCAGGGGCTGCGCACCGGCGGCGACCTGGACCTTGCCGTGGTGTTCCAGGTGGGCCAGACCGGCTTCGCCTGGCCCAACACCATCAACCGGCAATGGATTGGCGACGACGACTTCCGGGTGGTGCTGCCTGCCGGCTGGGGTTTCCGGGCCGACGCGAAGGTCGCCGCCGACCATCTCTCGGAGATGCCCTGGATCATGCACCATCCCGGCACCAGCGACGCCATGGTGATCGAGCGGCTGTTCGCGGGCTGCAACCTGCACCCCCGCGTGGTGGCGCACAGCGATGATTTCCATGCCAGCCTGGAGATGGCCGCCGCAGGCCTGGGCGCGGCCCTGGTTCCGGAGCTCGCCCTGCGGAACAAGCCGGCGGGTGTGGTGGTGCTGGACGTCCCGGAGATCCGGCTGGCGCGGAACGTGTTTGCGCTGCTGATCAATGACCGGAAGACGGCGCGGGTCCAGCTCTTCGTTGACCTCCTGGCCGAAACACTCGCCGGAATGCGCACCGCGGTCAATTAG